From Fusobacterium sp. SYSU M8D902:
TGATAAGTAAACTTCCGTTTATAACTCTACTTATGAATGTTGGAGTAGTTGCAGTATTATGGTTTGGAGGGATAAGAGTACACTATGGAAAGATGCAATTAGGAGAGATAGTAGCTTTTATCAACTATCTTAATATGATACTTTTTGCTATGAATGCTCTATCTTTCTTGTTTAGTCTATATAGTAAGACAAGTATTTCTTACAAAAGAGTGGAGGAGATAGTTGAAGAGAAGATTGAGGAGATCACTCAAGAGGATTTTGAACACAAATTAGTGGACAATGTTTTAGAGTTTAATCATGTATATTTCTCTTATGATAAAAGTGATAAATATGTCTTGGAAGATATAGATTTTAAGATAAGAAGAGGAGAGAATATAGGTATAATTGGTGGAATAGGTTCAGGAAAATCAACCTTAGTTTCTCTTATTCCGAGATTTTATGACCCAGTAAAAGGAGAGATAAGAGTAGACGGAGTAGATATAAAAAGATATAAAGAGGGAAATTTAAGAAAGAAAATTGGTTTAGTATTACAGAAAGCTTTTCTTTTCTCACAAAGTGTAAAAGAGAATATGATGTGGGGAGATCAAAATGCCTCTAGAGAGAAGCTTGAACTTATGGCACATATAGCTCAAGGAAAAGAGTTTATAGAGAAATTACCTGAAAAGTATGAAACACAGCTGATAAAGGGTGGAAATAACCTTTCAGGTGGACAGAAACAGAGGGTATCAATAGCTAGAACTCTATTGAAACAACCAGATATTTTGATATTTGATGATAGTTTTAGTGCTTTAGATTTTATAACAGAGCATAATTTGAAAGAAGAGTTGAAGAGATATATGAAACATATTACAACAATAACAATCTCTCCAAAAATATCTTCATTGATAAAGATGGATAGAATAATGGTATTAGATAATGGGAAGATAGCAGGTTTTGATACACATGAAAAACTGGTAGAAACTTGTGGTGTGTATAGAGAGATCTGTGAATCTCAAGAGATATGTATAACAGGAGAGTGTGAAGATGAAGAATAGTATATTAAAAAAATTAACTCCATATCTCTATCAGTATAGACATAAATTTTTATTTTTAGTAATTTTAGCAATAATAGGAAATATCTTTACATTGATAGGACCATATTTGGTAGGAAAAGCTATAAATCAGATACATATTGGTATGAGTAGAGAGAATTTTATATTTTTAGGACAGATATCTGGAGCCTTGCTATTGACTTATATATTAGGGGCTTTTTTATCTTTGATACAGAATGTAAAGATGAATGTAATATCCCAAGAGATAGTAAATACAATGAGAAAAAATGCTTTCTCAAAGATACATAAGTTTCCATTAAAAACATTTAATACTATGTCACAGGGAAATATTTTAACCATTTTAATAAATGATATAGATAATATAAGTAGTTCTCTATCACAGATTGGAACTAGAATAATAGTGAACATATTAACTATTTCAACTGCATTGGTTATAATGATATATATCAGCCCATCGTTGACAATAATACAGTTGATACTGGTGTCTATAACAGGAGTATTCTTAAAGAAAATAACTATGAAAAGTAAGGAGAAAAGAAGAATACAGCAAAGACATCTAGGTAAATTAAATAGTTTTGTAGATGAGATGTTGACAGGACAGTCTGAGGTAAAGTCATTCTCTTATGAGGAGAGAGCTATTGAAAAATTTAAGAGATTGAATGAGGATTATAAAGAGAATGCTATAAAAACTCTATTTTTCTCAGGCTTTAATTTTCCTACATTGAACTTTATAAACAATATAGGGTATTCGCTTATAATTTTTACTGGAGCTATATTCATATTGAAAGGAAGATTAAATTTAGGAGAGCTATCTAGTTTTATTATATATTCAAAGCTTTTTAATAGACCTATTGCAAGTATATCAGAGGCATACAACATAATACAGACTGTAATAGTTAGTTCAGAGAGATTTTTCCAATTCATGGAACTAAAAGAGGATAGTTTAGGTGGAGATAGAGAGCTAAAGGCAGATGAGATAAGAGGAAGTGTTGAATTTAAAGATGTAAACTTCTCATATGAAAAAGATGTAGCTGTATTAAAGGATCTGTCATTTAAAGTAGATGGAGGAAAATTAGTTGCAATAGTTGGCCCTACTGGTGGAGGAAAGACAACAATAGTAAATCTTTTAATGAAATTTTATGATATCTCATCTGGAGAGATTTTATTAGATGGGGTAAATATAGAGGAGTATAGAAAATCAGATTTAAGAAAACTATTTGGTATGGTATTGCAAGACAGTTGGTTATTTACAGGAACAATTGCTGAAAATATAAAATATGGAAATGAAAATATATCTGATGAGGATATTATAAATAGTGCAAAATTAGCTTGTGCTTATGATTTTATTAGTAAATTACCTATGGGATATGATACAATAATAAGTGAGGACAACATGGTACTTTCTCAAGGACAGAAACAGTTGATAACAATTGCAAGAATAATTGCTTCTAATCCAAAGTTCCTAATACTGGATGAAGCAACAAGTGGAGTTGATACTAGAACAGAGTTGAGACTTCAGAAAGCTATAACGAATATAACTAAGAACAGAACTAGTTTTGTAATAGCTCATAGACTATCTACAATAAAAAATGCTGATTTGATATTAGTATTAAAAGATGGAGCTATTATTGAGAAAGGAACTCATAAAGAGTTGATGGAGCTAGGTGGATTCTATCAAACAATGTACAATACTCAATATGCTATATAGAGGTGATTTTCTTGGAATTAGAGAAGATAGGTATTTATAATCCAGTGACTAAAAATGTTTTTGAACAATATAATTTACCAGAGATAAGATCTGCAGTTGAGGCTATATATTTAGAGTTAAATAATAATTTTGAGGCTCTTTTTAAACGTAAAGAGCTACTCTCATTAGCCCCAATTGGTTTGATAGATTTTACTATGGAGATAACTGGATATGAGGGAACAGGAATATATAAGATCTTTTATAGAGATAATTTAGTGGTTTTGGGAGAGGTATTTACTGATAATCTAGAGATAGATAAGTTTTTTGAAAACTTAGTTGTAGAGCTGAAAAATCTTTATAGAGAGATTCCGGAGGCTCCTGTAATTACAATAAATTTTACAAAGGAATTCTATAAATTAGAAAAAAATAATCAGGATATGGTATTCTCCTATTGTAGATTATTGGGGTTTTCAACTGTGAAAGTGCTAGAAAATCATAGAAAAATAGTAGTAAATTAAACTTTAGGAGGATCATTTTTTATGAATGATGAAAATAGATTTGAAACAGTTATTGATCTTTTGCAGAAAGATATGAAAATTATTCAAAGAGCAGATCATTTTTCTTTTTCAATAGATTCTTTGTTAGTAGCAGAGTTTGCAACAATAACTAGAACAACAAAAAAAATAGTGGATTTGGGAACTGGGAATGGAGTGATACCTCTATTTTTATCTAAGAGAACAGATTCTAAAATTTATGGTATAGAGATACAGAAAATATCAAGTGAATTGGCTAAAAGAAATGTAGAGTTGAATAAGCTTGGTGATCAGATTGAGATTATAAATGACGATATGAAAAATTGGGAGACTCACTTTAAGAGAGGGAGTATGGATTTAGTTGTAACAAACCCACCATTTTTCAAATTTCATGGAGAAGAGAAACAGTTGAACGATCTAGATCAATTATCACTCGCTCGTCATGAGATAACAATTAATTTGGATTCATTACTAGCAACATCAGCAAGTCTTTTAAAAGATAAGGGATATTTTGTAATGGTTCATAGAGTTGATAGATTGATAGATATTATTGAAACAATGAAAAAATATAGAATTGAACCAAAGAGAATACAATTTTGTTATACTAAAATAGAGAAAGAGGGAAAAATTTTACTAGTTGAGGGGGTAAAAAATGGTAACTCTGGCTTGAGAGTATTACCACCTTTGATAGCACATGATGAAAATGGTGATTATTCAGAGACAGTTTTAAAAATGTTTAAATAAAGTGGGGTATACTATGATTATTGAAAATAAGATATTAACTTTAGCTAACATGACTGGTAAAATTGCCTTGCAAAGTGGGGCAGAGACCTATAGAGTAGAGGATATAATAACAAGAATATGCAAACATCATAATTTGAATGCTCAATGCTTTGTTTCTATTACTTGTATCATAACTTCAGTGAGAAATCACAGAGGGGAAACTTATTCAGCTGTAGAGAGAATAAATTCAAGGACAATAAATTTGAATAAAGTTCATTCAATAAATCAGTTGGTGAGGGATTTAGATAAGTATAGTTTTCATAAGTTTACAGAAGAGGTAATCAAAATCAATAGGGAAGTTCCATATAACAAATATATCTATTTTTTAGCTTATTGTTTGGGAGCATTTTTCTTTGCTCTACTCTATAAAGGAAGTCTAGCAGATGGATTAGTAGCTTTTGTAGGTGGTGGTATGGTATTTTTAATATCTGATTTTGCCAATAAACTTCAAACAAATACCTTCTTTTTAAATACTCTAGGTGGAAGTATATGTACACTTGTTTCATATTTGGGAGTGAAATTTGGAATACTCAGTACTGTATCTTACTCAACAATAGGTATGTTGATGCTGTTGGTACCAGGAATTGCCTTTACAAATGCTATTAGAGATCTGGTGGTAGGTGATTTAGTATCTGGTGTTTCAAGAGCTGTAGAAGCTTTTTTAATAGGTATGGCTCTAGCTTCTGGAACAGGTTTTGCACTATTTTTAATTTTAAAATTGGGAGAGATATAGATGGATAGTCACGTTATTATTGAGATAATTGCAGCAGCTGGAAGTACTTTTGCTTTTGGAATCATCTTTAATTTAAAAGGAAAAAAGCTAATATATGCAAGTATTGGTGGAGCTATTGGTTGGGCTATATATATTCTCTTCAAATATAGTGGAAATTCAGATCCAGTATCATTTTTTTACTCATCAGTTGGATTGACAATATACTCTGAAATAATGGCTAGAATGTTAAAAACACCAGTGACCTCAACCTTAATAGCTAGTTTGATCCCATTAGTACCTGGAAGTGGAGTCTATTTTACAATGTCCTATGCTGTAGAACATAGGGTGCAGGAGGCAACTCAAAAGGGTATTGAAACACTGATGATAACATTGGCAATAACGATGGGAATAATTGTAGTTTCTACATTTGCTCAGATATATTATAAATTTAAAAGATATAAAATAATGAAAAATAGAATAAAAAACAGGAGAAGAGGGAGTTAGCTCTTCTCCTGTTTTTATAAGGGGATCTATTTCATTGATTCTAAGATAGAATCAACTAAACTATCCATTTCAATATGGTTATCATCTGTCATAGATGATGTTAAAGTAACTTTTTCATTTAAAATATTCATATCTTTCATTTCTTCTAAACACTTCATCATTAAGCTACCTGATTTACAAGCCCAAGAACCATTTTCAACTACAGCCACAGTTCTTTTTTGTACATTTAGTGCTTTCATATCCATTAGATAATTATGCATTAGAGGGTAGATTCCAAGGTTGTAAGTAACAGATGCAAGAACAATATGACTATATCTAAAAGTTTCAGCTATTAATTCAGAAACATGAACTTTTGAAACATCATACATATGAACATTAGTCATACCTTTTTCTACTAGTTTAGTAGCTAGTACAGATGCGGCATTTTCAGTATTTCCATACATTGAAGCATAGACAATCATAACTCCTTTTTCTTCTGGTATATATTTACTCCATCTATTATATTTATCTAAGAAATACTCAAAGTTATTTCTCCATACTGGACCATGAAGAGGACAGATCATTTTAATATCTATACCACTAGCTTTTTTCAGAAGAGCTTGTACATGAGGACCATACTTACCAACTATATTAGTATAGTATCTTCTAGCATCATCTATCCAATCTCTATCAAAATTTACCTCATCATTGAAAAGTTTTCCATCTAAAGCTCCAAAACTTCCAAAGGCATCAGCACTAAATAGCACTCCATTTGTTAAATCAAAACTTACCATAGCTTCTGGCCAGTGAACCATAGGAGCAGCTACAAATAGTATTTTATGTTTACCAAAAGATTTTGTATCTCCTTCAACAACTGTCTCACACTTTTCAGGATCTACATTAAATCCAAATTGATTCATAAGATAGAAAGCTTTTTCAGAACTAATAACTTTTACTTCAGGGTAATGCATTATGATCTCTTGTATCATTGCAGCATGGTCAGGTTCCATATGATTGATTACCATATAATCTAATTTTCTATCTTTTAAAACATATTTTATATTCTCTATAAATTGACGTCCTATTGCCCAATCCACAGTATCAAATAGGACTGTTTTTTTATCTAAAAGTAGATAAGAGTTATAAGAAACTCCTCTAGATATGGGGTGTATATTTTCAAATAGGTGTAGACGGTGTTCATCTCCTCCTACCCAGTATAGATCATCAGTTATCTTTCTTACGTTATGCATAGTATCTTCCTCCTAAGATTAATCTTCTATCTCAATAAAAGCAGTTTTTTCTTCACCGCAGTCTGGACAAATCCATTCTTCAGGTAATTTTTCAAAAAGTGTTCCTTCAGCAATTTCGTTTTCTTCATCTCCAATTGCAGGATCATACTCATAACCACAACCACCACATACATATCTTTTCCAAGATGAAGGTCTACTTGGTTTTGGAACTACTCTCTTCATTTTTTTCATAGGAGGAGCTGGAGTCTTAGGTTCACCATTGTCCAAAGCCTTAGTCAATAGTGGAAGGATCTCCTTGACATCTCCAACAATTCCATAATCAGAGTTTTTAAATATAGGAGCATTAGGATTTGTATTGATAGCAACTATTGTAGTAGCATCTTTAATTCCTTTTAGGTGTTGCCCTGCTCCCGAAATACCGCAGGCAATGTAAAGGTTACCGTTGAATTTTTGACCAGACATTCCTACATAACGATTTAGAGGAAGGTATCTTAAAGTTTCAGCTACAGGTCTTGATGACCCGATTGCAGCTCCAGCCTGAATAGCTAAATCTTCAATAAGCTTCATATTTTCTTTTGCTCCAATTCCTTTTCCAGCACTTACTACACGCTCAGCTTGAGGAATTGGTGTGTCTAAAGGGATTCCAACAGTGAAATCATAACCATCATTTTTTAAACTTTCAACTAGTGCATTAACTTTTTCTTCCATAGTTCCATCTTTAAAAATAATGTTTTTACGAAGTCCAGTTGCTCCACCATTTCCTTTTGCTTTTTTCTTAGTTGATTCAGCTTTAGGCATTTTTCCAATGATATGAGAAGCTATAACTACTCTTTGAATCTCATTAGTTCCCTCATAGATAGTACAAATTTTAGCATCTCTATAAGCACGTTCTACTTCCATTCCTTTTAAGTAACCAGATCCACCAAATATTTGTAAAGCATCATTAACTACCTCAAGACATATATCAGAAGCATATTGTTTAGCCATAGCTGATTCCATACCGAAAGGTTCGTGATTCTCTTTTAATTCAGCAGCACTATATACTAAAAATCTAGCTGCTCTCAATTTTGTTGCCATATCAGCTAACTTGAAAGATATGATCTGTTGTTGAGCTATTGGTTTTCCAAATTGTACTCTCTCTTTAGCATACTCAAGAGCATTTTCATAAGCTCCTTGTGCAATTCCTAGAGCTTGAGAAGCTATTCCAATTCTACCACCATCAAGGGTAGCCATTGCAATTCTGAATCCTTCTCCCTCTTTTCCAAGAAGATTCTCTTTAGGAACTTTAACATTATTAAAAATTAGTTCAGCAGTAGATGATGAACGGATTCCCATCTTGTCATAATGATCACCAAATGTAAATCCTTCCCAACCTTTTTCTACAATAAAGGCACTTATTCCTCTTGTTCCTATATCTGGAGTAGTAACAGCAAAGACAACATATGTATCAGCTTTATCAGCATTTGTTATAAATATTTTACCACCATTTAAAATGTAGTGATCTCCAACTAATTCAGCAGTAGTTTCAGTTCCTCCTGCATCACTTCCTGCATTTGGTTCAGTTAATCCAAAAGCCCCAAGTTTTTCACCAGAAGCTAAAGGGATAAGATATTTTTGTTTTTGTTCTTCAGTTCCAAAAGCATAGATAGGGTAGGTACCTAAAGAAACATGTGCTGAGAGTATAACTCCTGTACCACCGTCAACTCTTGATAACTCTTCAACAGCTATAGCATAGCTTAAAGTGTCCATACCTGCCCCACCATACTCTTTAGGATAAGGTATACCCATAAGTCCCAATTCAGCAAATTTTTTAATAGCTTCAGTAGGAAATTCATTATTTTGATCTAAAGAAAAAGCAATTGGTTTAACTTCTGTTTCAGCAAACTCTCTAACCTTTTTACGTAACTCCTCGTGGATTTCACTAGTTTTAAAAAGCATAAAATGACCCCCTCTTTTAATCTATCAACAATATTTAATCTATACTTGATTAGTTATCTATATAACTCATTATATTCCTATGCACTAAAAAAGTCAAGTATAATTTGTAAAAAAAAAGAACAATTTTATTTAAAAACAAAATAAAATTGTTCAAATTGTACAAATTATTTTTCTGAAAATGAGTTAAACTCCACAGTGAAGAGGTTTCCAGTAGTTGTGTCTTCCAAATAGATATCTCCATTTAACTTTGAAATAATTGTTTTACAAATAGAGAGACCTAGACCACTTCCTCCATGATACTCTTTAACAAATGGTGAAAATAGATATGGTTTTATCTGTTCACCTATTTTTTCTCCATCATTAAAGAAGTGCATATATAGTGTATCCTCTTTTTTTTCACAGGTTATAGAGAAAAAAGTGTCAGAATATTTAATTTGATTGGTTATTAAATTTTCAAAAATTATTTTTAGTTGCTCCTTATCACACTCAATAAAATAGTTTGAAGGGATATTAAGTTCTACTTTTTTATTTGAGTAATTATATTTAAGTAAAATTAAGATCTCCTGTATAGTATCATAGATATTAACTGAAGTAGCAGTAGAAAAATAATAATCATTGGATTCCACTTTTATAATTGTGATTAAATCACGAACTTTCTGCTTAATTCTATATGCTTGAGCTAGTATAGTATCCAAAGTAGAGTTGAGATCACCTTTCGGAAAAAGATTATCTTTAGCAGAAGAGGTATAACCTTCAATAATCATAATAGGAGTCTTCATCTCATGAGAGATATACTGTAGAGTAGATTGCCTAAGAGCCTCTTCTCTATCTAATGTGTCTTTTAGAATTTTTAGATCATTTACTAAATTTTGTAACTCTTTATCCTCACTATCAATTACAATTTCATCTATTTTCTCTTTTTTAGTGATTTTTTTAGTATATACCCTCAATTTATAAATATCTTGATACAATCTGTTGCTAATAAAATTAGTATAGCATATTGAAAGAAATATTAAAAAAATAGTAAAACAGATGAAGTAAAGACAGATTTTGGGAAATATTTCAGCATAAATATCTCTAATAATTGAGTATTGATAGATAGTTTCTCCATTTTGAGTATCTAATTTTATATTACATAGAATTTTTTTATCTGAAAGATTTTCATGATAAAATTGATTGGATTTTTTTTGAGATTGTGCCCTATCCTCAATAATAGTGGCCAGTTCATCTCCATGTACTCCTTGAACCACTTCAATTGAATTTGTAGATACACCGAGTATCCATTCATTCTTCACTCCAAGAGTCTCTTTTTTATTTAGAGTGTGTGTTGAGATTATCTGGTCTTCAAAGAGTTTTTCAAAATATGTAAACGACCAGTAATATACAGTAAGTATTGAGGTTGACATAATAATTAAACCAAATAAAATTCCATAGATAATAAATTTAAACTTAATACTTCTCATCTTCATTAATTATACCTATACCCAAAACCATAGATAGTTTCAATTGCAAAAAATGGAAGTTTTTTCCTAATATTTTTTATGTAGTTATCCACAACTCTATCACTTCCAAAATAATCATTACTCCAGATAGAGTTAAGTAAAAACTCTCTAGAAATAGCTTGTCCTTTATGCTCAATAAAGAAGCAGATAATATCATACTCTCTACTTGTAATTTCTAGTATATCATCATTAAGAGAGATAACCCTTTTTGTGATATCTATCTTGTATGGTGGTATCTCAATAATAGAGAGGTTGTTTTCCTCTTTTTCATACTGAGTTGTTTTTAGTAGTTTTTCCACTCTATAAACCAATTCAGCTGGAAGGAATGGTTTTGAAATATAATCATCACAACCTATTTCAAATCCAGTAACTCTATCAAAACAATCTCCTTTAGCAGATATTATAATTACAGGTGCTTTACTGTTATTGCTCTTTATAGTCTTTAGTAGCTCTAGTCCGTTTCCATCAGGTAGCATTATATCTACAACCCACAGATCAATAGCTTCCTTTAAATATTTTGTACTCTCTTGAATATTTTTACAAGAGTATACTGAAAATCCTGATTTTTCCAAATAAAATTTTAAAATTTGATGTAGATCACTCTCATCTTCAATAAGACATATTCTAACCATTGAATTTAAATCCTTTCATAAATGTTTTATATATTTTAAAAATAG
This genomic window contains:
- a CDS encoding acyl-CoA dehydrogenase family protein; the encoded protein is MLFKTSEIHEELRKKVREFAETEVKPIAFSLDQNNEFPTEAIKKFAELGLMGIPYPKEYGGAGMDTLSYAIAVEELSRVDGGTGVILSAHVSLGTYPIYAFGTEEQKQKYLIPLASGEKLGAFGLTEPNAGSDAGGTETTAELVGDHYILNGGKIFITNADKADTYVVFAVTTPDIGTRGISAFIVEKGWEGFTFGDHYDKMGIRSSSTAELIFNNVKVPKENLLGKEGEGFRIAMATLDGGRIGIASQALGIAQGAYENALEYAKERVQFGKPIAQQQIISFKLADMATKLRAARFLVYSAAELKENHEPFGMESAMAKQYASDICLEVVNDALQIFGGSGYLKGMEVERAYRDAKICTIYEGTNEIQRVVIASHIIGKMPKAESTKKKAKGNGGATGLRKNIIFKDGTMEEKVNALVESLKNDGYDFTVGIPLDTPIPQAERVVSAGKGIGAKENMKLIEDLAIQAGAAIGSSRPVAETLRYLPLNRYVGMSGQKFNGNLYIACGISGAGQHLKGIKDATTIVAINTNPNAPIFKNSDYGIVGDVKEILPLLTKALDNGEPKTPAPPMKKMKRVVPKPSRPSSWKRYVCGGCGYEYDPAIGDEENEIAEGTLFEKLPEEWICPDCGEEKTAFIEIED
- a CDS encoding threonine/serine exporter family protein, which translates into the protein MDSHVIIEIIAAAGSTFAFGIIFNLKGKKLIYASIGGAIGWAIYILFKYSGNSDPVSFFYSSVGLTIYSEIMARMLKTPVTSTLIASLIPLVPGSGVYFTMSYAVEHRVQEATQKGIETLMITLAITMGIIVVSTFAQIYYKFKRYKIMKNRIKNRRRGS
- a CDS encoding ABC transporter ATP-binding protein — protein: MKNSILKKLTPYLYQYRHKFLFLVILAIIGNIFTLIGPYLVGKAINQIHIGMSRENFIFLGQISGALLLTYILGAFLSLIQNVKMNVISQEIVNTMRKNAFSKIHKFPLKTFNTMSQGNILTILINDIDNISSSLSQIGTRIIVNILTISTALVIMIYISPSLTIIQLILVSITGVFLKKITMKSKEKRRIQQRHLGKLNSFVDEMLTGQSEVKSFSYEERAIEKFKRLNEDYKENAIKTLFFSGFNFPTLNFINNIGYSLIIFTGAIFILKGRLNLGELSSFIIYSKLFNRPIASISEAYNIIQTVIVSSERFFQFMELKEDSLGGDRELKADEIRGSVEFKDVNFSYEKDVAVLKDLSFKVDGGKLVAIVGPTGGGKTTIVNLLMKFYDISSGEILLDGVNIEEYRKSDLRKLFGMVLQDSWLFTGTIAENIKYGNENISDEDIINSAKLACAYDFISKLPMGYDTIISEDNMVLSQGQKQLITIARIIASNPKFLILDEATSGVDTRTELRLQKAITNITKNRTSFVIAHRLSTIKNADLILVLKDGAIIEKGTHKELMELGGFYQTMYNTQYAI
- a CDS encoding FprA family A-type flavoprotein is translated as MHNVRKITDDLYWVGGDEHRLHLFENIHPISRGVSYNSYLLLDKKTVLFDTVDWAIGRQFIENIKYVLKDRKLDYMVINHMEPDHAAMIQEIIMHYPEVKVISSEKAFYLMNQFGFNVDPEKCETVVEGDTKSFGKHKILFVAAPMVHWPEAMVSFDLTNGVLFSADAFGSFGALDGKLFNDEVNFDRDWIDDARRYYTNIVGKYGPHVQALLKKASGIDIKMICPLHGPVWRNNFEYFLDKYNRWSKYIPEEKGVMIVYASMYGNTENAASVLATKLVEKGMTNVHMYDVSKVHVSELIAETFRYSHIVLASVTYNLGIYPLMHNYLMDMKALNVQKRTVAVVENGSWACKSGSLMMKCLEEMKDMNILNEKVTLTSSMTDDNHIEMDSLVDSILESMK
- a CDS encoding response regulator transcription factor, translating into MVRICLIEDESDLHQILKFYLEKSGFSVYSCKNIQESTKYLKEAIDLWVVDIMLPDGNGLELLKTIKSNNSKAPVIIISAKGDCFDRVTGFEIGCDDYISKPFLPAELVYRVEKLLKTTQYEKEENNLSIIEIPPYKIDITKRVISLNDDILEITSREYDIICFFIEHKGQAISREFLLNSIWSNDYFGSDRVVDNYIKNIRKKLPFFAIETIYGFGYRYN
- a CDS encoding tRNA1(Val) (adenine(37)-N6)-methyltransferase — protein: MNDENRFETVIDLLQKDMKIIQRADHFSFSIDSLLVAEFATITRTTKKIVDLGTGNGVIPLFLSKRTDSKIYGIEIQKISSELAKRNVELNKLGDQIEIINDDMKNWETHFKRGSMDLVVTNPPFFKFHGEEKQLNDLDQLSLARHEITINLDSLLATSASLLKDKGYFVMVHRVDRLIDIIETMKKYRIEPKRIQFCYTKIEKEGKILLVEGVKNGNSGLRVLPPLIAHDENGDYSETVLKMFK
- a CDS encoding ABC transporter ATP-binding protein, encoding MFKYFKPYLFRGMIAALFKMGESFADLTLPLIMAKVIDIGVSNRDFDYILNMGGKMVGVAILGYLSAILSNYFSSKTSQEFGANLRDSIFTKIQHFTFNQLNKFSQASLITRITKDVDQITNMFLMCIRMVLRGLTTGVGAVIMAIIINPTLSIVFIIIAPLIIYLTLYYVKKSFGLYALVQKKLDNLTLILRENLSGMKVVRALSKEKIEEERFDEKNDDLKEQSIVAENLMISKLPFITLLMNVGVVAVLWFGGIRVHYGKMQLGEIVAFINYLNMILFAMNALSFLFSLYSKTSISYKRVEEIVEEKIEEITQEDFEHKLVDNVLEFNHVYFSYDKSDKYVLEDIDFKIRRGENIGIIGGIGSGKSTLVSLIPRFYDPVKGEIRVDGVDIKRYKEGNLRKKIGLVLQKAFLFSQSVKENMMWGDQNASREKLELMAHIAQGKEFIEKLPEKYETQLIKGGNNLSGGQKQRVSIARTLLKQPDILIFDDSFSALDFITEHNLKEELKRYMKHITTITISPKISSLIKMDRIMVLDNGKIAGFDTHEKLVETCGVYREICESQEICITGECEDEE
- a CDS encoding threonine/serine exporter family protein; this translates as MIIENKILTLANMTGKIALQSGAETYRVEDIITRICKHHNLNAQCFVSITCIITSVRNHRGETYSAVERINSRTINLNKVHSINQLVRDLDKYSFHKFTEEVIKINREVPYNKYIYFLAYCLGAFFFALLYKGSLADGLVAFVGGGMVFLISDFANKLQTNTFFLNTLGGSICTLVSYLGVKFGILSTVSYSTIGMLMLLVPGIAFTNAIRDLVVGDLVSGVSRAVEAFLIGMALASGTGFALFLILKLGEI
- a CDS encoding HAMP domain-containing sensor histidine kinase, with amino-acid sequence MKMRSIKFKFIIYGILFGLIIMSTSILTVYYWSFTYFEKLFEDQIISTHTLNKKETLGVKNEWILGVSTNSIEVVQGVHGDELATIIEDRAQSQKKSNQFYHENLSDKKILCNIKLDTQNGETIYQYSIIRDIYAEIFPKICLYFICFTIFLIFLSICYTNFISNRLYQDIYKLRVYTKKITKKEKIDEIVIDSEDKELQNLVNDLKILKDTLDREEALRQSTLQYISHEMKTPIMIIEGYTSSAKDNLFPKGDLNSTLDTILAQAYRIKQKVRDLITIIKVESNDYYFSTATSVNIYDTIQEILILLKYNYSNKKVELNIPSNYFIECDKEQLKIIFENLITNQIKYSDTFFSITCEKKEDTLYMHFFNDGEKIGEQIKPYLFSPFVKEYHGGSGLGLSICKTIISKLNGDIYLEDTTTGNLFTVEFNSFSEK